The following proteins are encoded in a genomic region of Coffea eugenioides isolate CCC68of chromosome 6, Ceug_1.0, whole genome shotgun sequence:
- the LOC113774668 gene encoding mitochondrial outer membrane protein porin 4, whose translation MSSGPAPFSEIGRRARDVLAKDYNYDQKITISIPSATGMGLTATGVKRDQIFVGDISTQYKTGRTTVDVKVDTYSNVSTKVTLNEVLSSTKAAFSFNIPDHKSGKLEIHYLHPHAAINSSIGLNPSPLLEISGAIGLKELAVGGEIGFDTASSSFTKYNAGISFNKPDFSAALILTDKGETLKASYVHTINPLSGNEVAAEMIHRFSTYENSFSIGSVHKFDPLTTVKTRFFDNGKISMLCQREWRPKSLVTVSAEYDSKSINSTPKLGLAVALKP comes from the exons ATGAGCAGCGGTCCGGCCCCATTTTCAGAGATTGGACGACGGGCTAGAG ATGTTTTGGCTAAAGATTACAACTATGACCAGAAGATCACTATTTCCATTCCAAGCGCCACTGGAATG GGTCTTACAGCAACTGGTGTAAAGAGGGATCAAATTTTCGTCGGTGACATTAGTACACAATACAAGACTGGAAGGACTACTGTTGATGTGAAAGTTGATACGTATTCAAAT GTATCAACAAAGGTAACCTTGAATGAAGTCCTTTCATCTACAAAAGCAGCATTTAGTTTCAACATACCAGATCACAAGTCTGGCAAG CTTGAAATACATTACCTTCATCCTCATGCAGCCATTAATTCCAGTATTGGCTTGAATCCTTCCCCTCTTTTGGAGATTTCTGGTGCAATTGGTCTAAAGGAATTAGCTGTTGGGGGTGAAATTGGATTTGAtactgcttcttcttcttttaccAAGTACAATGCCGGAATAAGTTTCAACAAGCCCGACTTTTCTGCAGCACTCATACT GACGGACAAGGGAGAAACCCTAAAGGCATCATATGTTCACACCATAAATCCTTTGAGCGGGAATGAAGTTGCTGCTGAAATGATTCACAGATTTTCTACATATGAGAACAGTTTTAGCATTGGAAGCGTTCACAAATTTGATCCTCTCACCACAGTAAAAACAAGATTCTTTGATAATGGTAAGATTTCGATGCTGTGCCAACGGGAATGGAGGCCCAAATCCCTTGTTACTGTATCAGCCGAGTATGACTCAAAGTCCATTAATTCAACGCCCAAGTTGGGTCTTGCCGTAGCTCTTAAGCCTTGA
- the LOC113774618 gene encoding 60S acidic ribosomal protein P1-like, which yields MSVSELACTYACLALHDDGIPVTAEKIATLVKAANVTVESYWPSLFAKLCEKRNIEDLIVNVGCGGGAAVAVAAPGAGAGSAPAAAAAPAAEEKKEEPKEESDEDMGFSLFD from the exons ATGTCGGTCTCAGAACTCGCCTGCACCTACGCTTGTCTGGCCCTCCACGACGATGGCATCCCTGTCACT GCAGAGAAGATTGCTACATTGGTGAAGGCTGCTAATGTGACCGTGGAATCCTACTGGCCTAGCCTCTTTGCCAAGCTCTGCGAGAAGAGGAACATCGAAGATCTTATCGTCAACGTTGGCTGTGGCGGTGGCGCTGCCGTTGCTGTTGCTGCTCCTGGTGCCGGCGCTGGTTCAGCTCCGGCCGCTGCTGCTGCCCCTGCCGCTGAGGAGAAGAAG gagGAGCCCAAGGAGGAGAGTGATGAAGATATGGGATTCAGCTTGTTTGATTAG
- the LOC113773306 gene encoding hydroxyproline O-galactosyltransferase GALT3 codes for MKPSRSSNGQRFIVTSFFFIVFLCILASINEVRFDSFLRFGRCAFSRAPHYSSEENFLAANSSSTSNSSSTDDVRILIGIPTLPDHYHKRHFLRLVYGIQSPQNAKVDVKFVFCNLTKEDQKVLVALEIMRYNDIIILNCRENMNQGKTYTYFSSLPEMLNNTDGPFPPYHYVMKADDDSYFRLENLVESLRPLPREDLYYGYVIPCPSMDPFVHYMSGMGYLVSWDIVEWIKESDIPLKHLEGPEDKVFGEWLRDGHRAKNRYNAKWSMYNFPEPPTRCTHELWPDTIAVHLLKTQEKWIRTLNYFNVTKNLKPSKLYHIP; via the coding sequence ATGAAGCCAAGCAGATCATCAAATGGCCAGCGTTTCATCGTaacttccttcttcttcatAGTTTTTCTTTGTATTCTAGCATCAATAAACGAAGTTAGATTCGATAGTTTTTTAAGATTTGGTAGATGTGCATTTTCACGCGCACCCCATTATTCATCCGAAGAAAATTTTCTTGCAGCTAATTCATCCTCCACCTCCAATTCATCATCCACCGATGACGTTAGAATACTGATAGGAATCCCAACACTTCCTGATCACTACCACAAAAGACACTTCCTACGGCTAGTCTACGGCATACAATCACCTCAGAATGCAAAAGTTGACGTGAAATTTGTATTCTGCAACCTCACAAAGGAAGATCAAAAGGTTCTCGTGGCACTAGAAATTATGCGTTACAACGATATAATCATCCTCAACTGCAGGGAGAATATGAACCAGGGTAAGACCTATACCTATTTTTCAAGCTTACCAGAGATGCTGAACAATACAGATGGACCATTTCCACCATACCATTATGTGATGAAAGCAGATGATGATTCGTATTTTAGGTTAGAAAATTTGGTTGAGTCTTTGAGGCCATTGCCTAGGGAAGACCTGTACTATGGTTATGTTATTCCATGCCCAAGTATGGACCCTTTTGTCCATTACATGTCTGGAATGGGGTATTTAGTTTCTTGGGATATTGTAGAGTGGATTAAGGAGTCTGATATTCCATTGAAGCATCTTGAAGGGCCGGAAGATAAGGTTTTTGGAGAGTGGCTTAGAGATGGTCATCGCGCTAAAAATAGGTACAATGCTAAATGGTCTATGTACAACTTTCCCGAGCCTCCCACAAGGTGCACTCACGAGCTATGGCCGGACACTATTGCAGTTCACCTTTTGAAGACTCAAGAGAAGTGGATTCGGACATTGAATTATTTCAATGTTACAAAGAACCTGAAACCATCTAAATTGTACCATATACCTTAG
- the LOC113776050 gene encoding uncharacterized protein LOC113776050 — MSKEKWSLLGRLRGAVKKIRFLLNFNVNRWKLASIIGASPVKRRLSFNDRPGLRACIDHDSDSIDSGSARERSLQRTISCPSDEDDIDKRAEMFIANFYRQLKIERQISLELRYARADGFDSASP; from the coding sequence ATGAGCAAAGAAAAGTGGTCCCTGTTAGGCCGCCTAAGGGGGGCAGTGAAGAAGATCAGATTCTTGTTGAATTTCAATGTTAACAGATGGAAACTTGCTTCAATCATCGGTGCTTCACCGGTCAAAAGGCGGTTGAGCTTCAATGATCGGCCTGGCTTGAGGGCATGTATTGATCATGATTCAGATTCTATTGATTCAGGCTCGGCTAGAGAAAGATCCCTTCAGAGAACTATAAGCTGTCCATCTGATGAAGACGATATTGACAAGAGAGCTGAGATGTTTATTGCCAACTTTTACCGGCAGCTTAAGATAGAAAGACAGATTTCCCTGGAGCTACGTTATGCTAGGGCTGACGGCTTTGATTCAGCATCTCCATGA
- the LOC113773584 gene encoding 4-coumarate--CoA ligase 2-like: METKQDQQELVFRSKLPDIYIPNHLPLHSYCFENIPQFCKRPCLINGTTGDTYTYADVELIARKVAAGLDKIGIQQGEVIMLLLQNSPEFAFALLGASYRGAMSTTANPFYKPAEIEKQAKASKAKLIITQSCYVEKVMDFAKENNVKIMCTDAPPEGCLHFSELSSADEKDIPAVKISPNDAVALPYSSGTTGLPKGVMLTHKGLVTSVAQQVDGENPNLYFHKEDVILCVLPLFHIYSLNSVLLCGLRVGAAILIMQKFEINALMELVQKYKVTIAPFVPPIVLEIAKSPVVDKYDLSSIRMVMSGAAPMGKELEDTVRAKLPKAVLGQGYGMTEAGPLLSMCLAFAKEPFDVKSGACGTVVRNAEMKIVDPETNLSLPRNQAGEICIRGDQIMKGYLNDPEATENTIDKEGWLHTGDIGYIDDDDEIFIVDRLKELIKYKGFQVAPARAAKPAHFPHPYVFLACSLLSHEAAGEVPVGLLGSEQMVPKFPRMRSNNLFSNQVL; this comes from the exons atggaGACTAAGCAAGATCAACAAGAACTTGTTTTCCGATCAAAACTTCCTGATATATACATCCCTAATCACCTCCCACTGCATTCATATTGCTTTGAAAACATACCCCAATTCTGCAAGCGTCCTTGCCTGATCAATGGCACCACAGGGGACACCTACACCTATGCTGATGTTGAACTCATTGCACGTAAAGTTGCTGCCGGCCTCGACAAAATTGGCATCCAACAAGGTGAAGTTATCATGCTCTTGCTCCAAAATTCACCTGAATTTGCATTTGCACTTCTCGGAGCATCCTACCGGGGGGCCATGAGTACAACTGCCAATCCATTTTACAAGCCGGCTGAAATCGAAAAGCAAGCAAAAGCATCCAAAGCCAAGCTGATCATCACACAATCCTGTTATGTTGAGAAAGTGATGGACTTTGCTAAAGAAAATAATGTCAAAATCATGTGCACTGATGCCCCTCCGGAGGGTTGTTTGCATTTTTCGGAGCTGTCGTCGGCTGACGAAAAAGACATTCCAGCCGTGAAAATCAGTCCAAACGATGCCGTTGCACTGCCTTATTCATCAGGCACCACTGGTCTACCAAAAGGGGTCATGCTGACGCATAAAGGGTTGGTCACAAGTGTTGCTCAGCAGGTTGATGGAGAAAATCCCAATCTTTATTTTCACAAGGAAGATGTGATATTGTGCGTTTTGCCTTTGTTCCACATATATTCACTCAATTCTGTGTTGCTTTGTGGGCTAAGAGTTGGTGCGGCAATTTTGATCATGCAAAAGTTTGAGATTAATGCACTAATGGAGCTTGTGCAAAAATATAAGGTGACAATTGCTCCATTTGTGCCACCAATTGTTTTGGAAATTGCCAAAAGTCCTGTGGTGGATAAGTATGATCTTTCATCCATAAGAATGGTGATGTCCGGCGCGGCACCCATGGGGAAGGAGCTCGAGGACACCGTTCGAGCTAAGCTCCCAAAGGCAGTGCTTGGACAG GGATACGGCATGACTGAGGCAGGACCTCTGCTGTCCATGTGCTTAGCGTTTGCGAAGGAGCCATTTGATGTCAAATCAGGTGCTTGCGGGACAGTTGTGAGAAATGCTGAAATGAAAATTGTAGATCCCGAAACTAATCTCTCTCTACCCCGCAATCAAGCTGGAGAAATTTGCATCAGAGGCGATCAGATCATGAAAG GTTACCTTAATGATCCGGAGGCAACTGAGAATACAATCGACAAAGAAGGATGGTTGCACACAGGAGATATAGGGTacattgatgatgatgatgaaattTTCATAGTGGACCGATTGAAGGAATTAATCAAGTATAAAGGGTTTCAAGTGGCACCTGCAAGAGCTGCGAAGCCTGCTCATTTTCCTCACCCTTATGTATTTCTTGCATGCAGTCTGTTGTCTC ATGAGGCAGCTGGAGAAGTTCCTGTTGGCCTTTTGGGGTCAGAGCAAATGGTTCCAAAATTTCCGAGGATGAGATCAAACAATTTATTCTCAAACCAG GTTCTCTAG